One segment of Mycobacterium spongiae DNA contains the following:
- a CDS encoding MmpS family protein — translation MLSRIWIPLVILAVVVVGGFTVFRIRSYFGSEKRASYSDSNLEGRKPFNPKQLTYEIFGPPGTVADISYFDVNSEPQRVDGAVLPWSLDITTNAAAVMGNIVAQGNSNSIGCRIIVDGVVKAERVTNDVNAYTFCVVKSA, via the coding sequence TTGCTATCCCGGATTTGGATTCCACTGGTCATCCTGGCGGTAGTCGTCGTCGGGGGATTCACTGTGTTCCGGATCCGCAGTTACTTCGGCTCGGAAAAGCGGGCGTCGTATTCCGACAGCAACCTGGAAGGTCGCAAGCCCTTCAACCCTAAACAGCTGACGTACGAGATCTTCGGACCACCTGGAACCGTCGCCGACATCAGCTATTTCGACGTCAACTCGGAGCCACAGCGTGTGGATGGAGCAGTCTTGCCATGGTCGTTGGATATCACGACAAATGCAGCGGCAGTGATGGGAAACATTGTGGCCCAAGGGAATAGCAACAGCATTGGCTGCCGTATCATCGTGGACGGCGTCGTCAAAGCGGAGAGAGTTACCAACGACGTCAACGCCTATACCTTTTGCGTGGTGAAGTCCGCGTGA
- a CDS encoding RND family transporter, which produces MIRAFAVPIILGWLAICVLLTVFVPPLETVGQERSVSLSPKDAPSYIALSRMARVFDEGESDSVAMVVLEGDHPLGDDTHEYYDRLIHKLRADTKHVYNIEDFWGDPLTAAGAESNDGKAVYVQVNLAGNQGEPLANESVEAVRKIVEQTPTPPGVTAYVTGPSALVSDMHESGDKSMIKITVTTVVVIFIMLMLVYRSPITVVLLLATVGMELVAARGAVALLGQARVFGLSTFAVSLLTSLAIAAGTDYGIFVIGRYQEARQAGEDPETAFYTMYRGVAHVILGSGLTIAGATFCLSFARMPYFQTLGIPCAVGMLVAVGVALTLGPAVLAVGSRFGLFDPKRLLKVRGWRRVGTVVVRWPLPVLTATIAVALIGLLTLPGYQNSYNDREYLPRSTPAIQGFEAADRHFSQARLKPEILMIESDHDMRNSADFLVLDRLAKGIFRVPGVSRVQAITRPDGTTMDHTSIPFLISMQNAGQLQTLRYQRDRMEDLVKQADEMGRTAALMRRMQGLMTQLSDTTHHMLLDTEEMQQITDELRNNIADFDDFWRPLRSYFYWERHCYDIPICWSLRSVFTALDGVDQIDEQLTALIGDISNLDRLTPQMVATFPPMIDSMENMRAMVLTFHSTMTGIFDQMEELSDNATAMGKDFDAAKNDDSFYLPPEVFENKDFQRAMGSFLSADGHAARFIILHRGDPASPEGIASIDPILTAAEESLKGTPLEDSKIYIAGVGAVFKDIADGAKWDLLIAGIASMCLIFIIMLILTRAFVAATVIVGTVAVSLGASFGLSVLVWQHILGIQLHWLVLAMSIIVLLAVGSDYNLLLVSRFKQEIHAGINTGIIRAMGGTGKVVTNAGLVFAFTMASMAVSDLRVIGQVGTTIGLGLLFDTLIVRAFMTPSIAALLGRWFWWPMRVRSRPARTRAEHLAPQPAERSLALSGNR; this is translated from the coding sequence ATGATCCGTGCCTTTGCCGTGCCCATCATCCTTGGCTGGCTGGCAATTTGCGTCCTGCTGACGGTGTTCGTCCCGCCACTGGAAACGGTCGGCCAGGAGCGTTCAGTGTCGCTGAGCCCCAAGGATGCGCCGTCGTACATCGCATTGAGCCGCATGGCGCGGGTATTTGACGAAGGGGAATCCGACAGTGTGGCGATGGTCGTCTTGGAGGGCGACCATCCCCTCGGCGACGATACCCACGAGTACTACGACCGTCTGATTCACAAGCTGCGGGCTGACACGAAGCATGTGTACAACATCGAGGACTTCTGGGGCGACCCGCTCACGGCTGCCGGCGCGGAGAGCAACGATGGCAAGGCCGTCTATGTGCAGGTGAATCTTGCCGGTAACCAAGGCGAGCCACTAGCCAACGAATCGGTCGAAGCAGTCCGCAAGATCGTCGAACAGACGCCAACGCCGCCCGGGGTCACCGCCTACGTCACCGGACCGTCGGCTCTGGTCTCGGATATGCACGAGAGCGGCGACAAATCCATGATCAAGATCACCGTGACCACCGTCGTCGTGATTTTCATCATGCTGATGCTCGTCTACCGGTCACCCATCACCGTGGTTCTGCTGCTGGCCACGGTCGGCATGGAATTGGTGGCAGCACGGGGAGCCGTCGCGCTGCTCGGCCAAGCCCGGGTGTTCGGACTTTCCACCTTCGCGGTCAGCCTGCTCACGTCGCTAGCAATCGCCGCCGGTACCGACTACGGAATTTTCGTCATCGGGCGCTACCAAGAGGCCCGGCAGGCCGGCGAGGACCCAGAAACCGCCTTCTACACCATGTACCGCGGGGTCGCTCACGTCATCTTGGGCTCCGGGCTGACCATCGCCGGAGCGACCTTTTGCCTGAGCTTCGCTCGGATGCCGTACTTCCAAACCCTGGGCATACCCTGCGCGGTGGGGATGCTGGTCGCGGTCGGAGTCGCGCTCACCCTCGGGCCAGCAGTGCTCGCGGTTGGCAGCCGGTTCGGACTATTCGACCCCAAGCGCCTGCTCAAGGTGCGTGGCTGGCGACGAGTCGGCACCGTGGTGGTTCGCTGGCCACTGCCCGTCCTGACCGCGACCATCGCTGTCGCTCTGATAGGACTGCTCACCCTGCCCGGGTACCAGAACAGCTACAACGACCGGGAGTATCTGCCGAGATCCACGCCCGCCATTCAAGGATTCGAGGCCGCGGATCGTCATTTCTCTCAGGCCCGGTTGAAGCCGGAGATCCTCATGATCGAGTCGGATCATGATATGCGGAATTCCGCGGACTTTCTGGTCCTGGACAGATTGGCCAAGGGCATCTTCCGTGTTCCAGGTGTCTCCCGAGTGCAGGCAATAACCCGTCCAGACGGGACGACCATGGATCACACGTCAATACCGTTTCTGATCAGCATGCAAAACGCTGGTCAGCTACAGACCCTGCGGTATCAGCGTGACCGAATGGAGGATTTGGTCAAACAAGCCGACGAGATGGGCAGGACGGCAGCACTCATGCGCCGGATGCAGGGCTTGATGACACAACTCTCCGACACCACTCACCACATGCTTCTCGACACCGAAGAGATGCAGCAAATCACCGATGAGCTACGCAATAACATCGCCGACTTCGATGACTTCTGGAGACCGCTGCGCAGCTATTTCTACTGGGAAAGACACTGCTACGACATTCCGATCTGCTGGTCGCTGCGATCGGTATTCACCGCGCTGGACGGGGTCGACCAGATCGACGAACAGCTCACCGCCCTCATCGGCGACATCAGCAACCTGGATCGACTCACACCGCAGATGGTCGCGACGTTCCCGCCGATGATCGACAGCATGGAGAACATGCGTGCCATGGTTCTCACCTTCCACAGCACGATGACCGGGATCTTTGATCAGATGGAGGAGCTGAGCGACAACGCGACAGCAATGGGCAAGGATTTCGACGCGGCCAAGAACGACGACTCGTTCTACCTTCCGCCCGAGGTCTTCGAGAACAAAGACTTCCAGCGCGCCATGGGCTCGTTCCTGTCGGCAGACGGACATGCCGCCCGTTTCATCATCTTGCACCGTGGCGACCCCGCATCACCTGAAGGCATCGCCAGCATCGACCCAATACTCACCGCGGCCGAAGAATCGCTGAAAGGAACACCGCTGGAGGACTCGAAGATCTACATAGCCGGCGTCGGAGCAGTGTTCAAGGACATCGCCGACGGCGCCAAATGGGACCTTTTGATCGCCGGCATCGCTTCGATGTGCCTAATTTTCATCATCATGCTGATCCTCACCCGCGCCTTTGTCGCTGCCACGGTAATCGTGGGTACGGTGGCTGTTTCACTGGGCGCGTCCTTTGGCCTGTCCGTACTGGTTTGGCAACACATTCTCGGCATTCAATTGCACTGGCTGGTGCTTGCGATGTCCATCATCGTTCTCCTGGCGGTGGGGTCCGACTACAACTTGCTGTTGGTTTCCCGGTTCAAACAGGAGATACACGCCGGGATCAACACCGGCATCATTCGGGCGATGGGCGGTACCGGCAAGGTTGTCACGAACGCGGGCCTGGTGTTTGCGTTCACCATGGCATCCATGGCCGTCAGCGATCTGCGGGTCATTGGACAGGTGGGCACCACCATTGGGCTGGGCCTGCTGTTCGACACTTTGATCGTGCGCGCATTCATGACACCGTCCATCGCCGCTCTGCTGGGCCGCTGGTTCTGGTGGCCGATGCGCGTGCGCTCGCGCCCCGCGAGAACCCGGGCCGAGCATCTGGCACCGCAGCCCGCGGAACGGTCCCTAGCGTTGAGCGGCAACCGATAG